A region of Trypanosoma brucei brucei TREU927 chromosome 1, complete sequence DNA encodes the following proteins:
- a CDS encoding hypothetical protein, unlikely (gene predicted by glimmer): MEACDTYRRDFFRLGFAWPQRNTSGVIVGWQSARAGIRNGGEVEVKTKRLWGCTSPRVVRTFKAE; encoded by the coding sequence ATGGAAGCATGCGACACCTATAGAAGAGATTTCTTCCGCCTTGGTTTCGCATGGCCGCAACGAAACACTTCAGGTGTCATCGTTGGGTGGCAAAGTGCAAGAGCAGGGATACGAAACGGGGGGGAGGTTGAAGTTAAAACAAAGCGTTTGTGGGGTTGCACCTCTCCACGTGTCGTGAGGACGTTCAAAGCAGAATAA
- a CDS encoding hypothetical protein, unlikely (gene predicted by glimmer), translated as MMRRKREESAEGKERCGYDGYPSNPQQSAAKKQGLHLLGGHFTGGLTTAISEAHQGESTSSKQ; from the coding sequence atgatgagaaggaagagagaagaatCTGCAGAAGGGAAGGAACGCTGTGGTTACGATGGTTATCCTTCGAACCCTCAGCAGTCAGCTGCGAAAAAGCAGGGTTTGCACCTTTTGGGGGGGCATTTTACGGGCGGCCTGACAACTGCGATCAGTGAAGCCCATCAAGGTGAAAGCACAAGTTCAAAACAATAG
- a CDS encoding hypothetical protein, unlikely (unlikely gene predicted by glimmer) has translation MTTAAPRRQQTLRHRSGGTHRAHVAYTLKIRSGRGGCSINPPLGEERPRNWTGSTLGRAPVTYGPDIASITCP, from the coding sequence ATGACGACGGCCGCTCCAAGACGGCAGCAGACCCTACGACATCGTTCAGGGGGGACACACCGAGCGCATGTAGCATACACCCTTAAGATTAGGTCAGGCAGAGGAGGCTGCTCCATTAACCCACCACTGGGTGAAGAGCGACCCCGCAACTGGACAGGCAGCACCCTTGGAAGAGCCCCAGTCACATATGGACCCGACATCGCCAGCATCACATGCCCTTAA
- a CDS encoding hypothetical protein, unlikely (gene predicted by glimmer), with protein MLSEQKGGGVKLTNGKPLAPFPQSRSVTDSAHPSLSP; from the coding sequence ATGCTCTCAgaacaaaaggggggaggcgTCAAGCTCACAAACGGAAAACCGCTGGCACCGTTCCCTCAAAGTCGCAGTGTAACTGACAGCGCCCACCCATCACTGTCCCCCTAA
- a CDS encoding developmentally regulated phosphoprotein produces MRRLLCLSRTRVSFMRWKFDEVAHLRDQVKALDNRIAFIEESQTIKSLLAFYSSRPLSNINTPSKFISYCAESDHNAKVFCHAELPTLLARLITTIDSFPCGLNAMLPIVSVRNTFLDSFKKLIKCDFPEDGAKSEQFLDVVKEIEEAHMKREVLLTIGTGLLQLKDLLSCHKRFILRNKWSGSYKEMEASSNDWLLDLTGPLDDFCFRMVNYNFLSRMLLNSEVVKNNMVDLVDLQIDLEKVVRNAVEDAQSICTNFYGSCPGVKFIILKDEKPMKLAYLSSTISYVVIELMKNAFRATVESHSDLTSPTIDCDDAPQVEVLVNIKEGSSHACIRISDEGLGMTVAQAKMAMSYAHTSAKKCLIGSHLGQEDGGENVAPLAGYGFGLPMSRVYARHFGGDLVLNTMEGYGTSVYYFIQI; encoded by the coding sequence ATGCGTCGCTTATTGTGTCTCTCACGCACTCGTGTTTCCTTCATGAGGTGGAAGTTCGACGAAGTGGCACATCTTCGGGACCAGGTTAAGGCCTTGGACAACCGCATTGCATTCATTGAGGAGAGTCAGACCATCAAATCACTTCTTGCTTTCTACAGCTCCCGCCCACTGAGTAATATAAACACACCAAGCAAGTTCATCAGCTATTGTGCTGAGTCTGATCACAATGCCAAGGTTTTTTGTCATGCAGAACTACCAACGCTACTAGCAAGACTCATCACAACAATAGACTCGTTCCCGTGCGGTCTTAACGCGATGCTGCCCATCGTGTCGGTGAGGAACACTTTTCTCGATTCCTTTAAAAAGCTTATAAAGTGTGATTTCCCCGAAGATGGTGCGAAGAGTGAGCAGTTTCTGGATGTTGTCAAGGAAATCGAGGAGGCTCATATGAAGAGGGAAGTGTTGCTTACAATAGGCACCGGTCTTTTGCAGTTGAAGGATCTTCTTTCGTGTCATAAGCGCTTTATTCTACGAAACAAGTGGTCTGGTTCATACAAAGAAATGGAGGCATCATCCAATGACTGGCTGTTGGATCTCACAGGGCCACTGGATGACTTCTGTTTCCGTATGGTGAACTACAATTTCCTCTCACGAATGCTGTTGAACTCAGAAGTTGTGAAGAATAACATGGTTGATCTGGTTGATCTGCAAATAGATCTCGAGAAGGTTGTTCGCAATGCTGTAGAGGATGCTCAATCTATCTGCACCAATTTTTACGGCTCCTGCCCGGGGGTGaagtttattattttgaagGATGAAAAACCAATGAAGTTGGCGTACCTGAGTTCAACTATATCGTACGTTGTTATCGAGTTAATGAAGAATGCGTTCAGGGCAACTGTCGAATCGCATTCAGACCTTACATCACCCACCATTGATTGTGATGACGCACCTCAGGTGGAAGTTTTAGTGAATATAAAAGAGGGCTCCAGTCACGCCTGTATACGTATTTCAGATGAGGGTCTCGGGATGACGGTAGCACAGGCGAAAATGGCGATGAGCTATGCTCACACGTCAGCAAAAAAGTGCCTCATTGGCTCCCACCTTGGACAAGAGGACGGTGGCGAGAACGTAGCGCCCCTGGCTGGTTACGGTTTCGGTCTTCCCATGTCGAGAGTTTATGCCCGGCACTTTGGTGGAGATCTTGTACTGAACACGATGGAGGGGTACGGGACCAGTGTCTATTATTTTATCCAAATTTGA
- a CDS encoding hypothetical protein, unlikely (gene predicted by glimmer) translates to MADLSLQVAQTPNDILKKKKKRSAVVLGWHVGNGGHASASAASLSYCPNGGITLSVLAQLSLAMRVKGALSGKPCRI, encoded by the coding sequence ATGGCTGATCTTTCATTGCAGGTCGCACAGACACCGAACGACatccttaaaaaaaaaaagaagaggtccGCTGTTGTCCTTGGATGGCACGTTGGTAATGGAGGCCATGCCAGCGCGTCTGCTGCATCGCTGTCGTACTGTCCGAATGGTGGCATTACTCTTTCTGTGTTGGCACAATTGTCTTTAGCTATGAGAGTGAAGGGCGCGTTGAGTGGGAAGCCATGCCGAATTTAG
- a CDS encoding hypothetical protein, unlikely (unlikely gene predicted by glimmer) translates to MCSRSRMWRHMIAPECAVVKAGLRHLFLLLFFRSPNLWTILVRYCTWVPWISTKC, encoded by the coding sequence ATGTGTAGCCGTTCCCGCATGTGGCGGCACATGATTGCTCCGGAGTGCGCTGTGGTGAAGGCGGGTCTTCGGCacctttttttgctgctgtttttcagGTCCCCGAATCTGTGGACTATTCTCGTCCGCTATTGCACGTGGGTTCCATGGATTAGTACCAAGTGTTGA